In a single window of the Terriglobus roseus genome:
- a CDS encoding efflux RND transporter permease subunit, whose translation MSKFFIRRPIVAIVIAILTVIIGIVSLVSLPTSQYPDIVPPEILVTATFPGADAKTLAAAVATPVEQQMNGVDNMIYMYSMNANNGQTQLFVDFDVKTSPDTDQILSQLRVSQAQAQLPAQVQTAGLTVQKALTSPLMLVGLNSPSNQYDQLFLSNYAIIKIQDELTRVPGVSRVQVFGGQYAMRIWVDPHKLSTLGVTASDVIAALQTQNNVNPAGQIGGEPVPGGQQFTYTVQTQGRLVTEQQFGAVVVRANADGSVLHLRDVARIEMGEQLYGLNARYNGAPAGMMAVYQLPGSNAVQTAKLVRAKMQVLQKGFPAGMQYTIPLDTTLAVTAGIHEITETLVIALALVILVVYIFLQGWRATLIPLMAVPVSLIGTFIFFPLLGFSINTLSLFGLVLAIGLVVDDAIIVVEAVEHHLEEGMNPQDATIKAMEEVGGPVVAIALILAAVFIPTAFIPGITGRLYQQFAVTIAISVLISAFNALTLSPALSALLLKPKDKNKKPGLLGRFFDWFNRIFGRTTESYVSTSSVLVHKSGMTMVALVIIAAVAVFMGARLPGGFIPQEDQGYLFAAMQLPDSASEQRTDAAGLKVTKMLLNTPGIAGVVQVNDFSLLTQTQSTNAAFFFIALKPWEDRKAAQEQIDGVIGNVTKELGGLGEGLAFSFPPPAIPGIGTSGGVTMILQDQSGNDDANFLTKNLYAYLGALKQRPEILSAVPSYLPAVPQLYADVDKEKAIQQQVDLSQVYNTMSTFMGGYLVNYFNRFGRQWQTYVEAEGTSRTNIDNIGQFYVRSANGSQVPLSSLVHTRKINGPEFVMRFNEYNAAQLNVTGAPGYSSGQVRKALEETFAKSMPDGMNYTYSGMSFQEQAAEKGVPTWVVFGISIVFVFLILAALYESWTLPFSVLLSTPVAILGAYLALSIRSLENDIFATIGLIMLIGLSAKNAILIVEFAVANYKNGQSISEAALGAARLRFRPIVMTAFAFIFGCLPLWTASGSGAVSRRILGTVVIGGMTLATILGILMVPVTFAVVEYISHRFGKGGKGTTMDSKHEPEHDTELKPQEGHA comes from the coding sequence ATGTCAAAGTTCTTTATTCGACGGCCCATTGTGGCCATCGTGATCGCGATCCTGACCGTCATCATCGGCATCGTGTCACTGGTGAGCCTGCCCACTTCGCAGTATCCCGATATCGTTCCGCCTGAAATTCTGGTCACGGCGACGTTCCCGGGCGCTGATGCAAAGACGCTTGCTGCTGCCGTTGCCACGCCTGTGGAACAGCAGATGAACGGCGTCGACAACATGATCTACATGTACAGCATGAATGCCAACAACGGGCAGACCCAGCTGTTTGTAGATTTTGACGTCAAGACCAGCCCGGACACTGACCAGATTCTGTCGCAGCTCCGTGTGTCACAGGCGCAGGCTCAGTTGCCGGCGCAGGTGCAGACGGCAGGTCTGACAGTGCAGAAGGCACTGACGTCCCCGCTGATGCTGGTGGGTTTGAACTCGCCGAGCAACCAGTATGACCAGTTGTTCCTGAGCAACTACGCGATCATCAAGATCCAGGACGAGCTTACCCGCGTACCCGGCGTCAGCCGTGTGCAGGTCTTCGGTGGCCAGTACGCCATGCGTATATGGGTTGACCCCCATAAGCTTTCCACCCTGGGTGTCACGGCGAGCGATGTCATCGCGGCGCTGCAGACGCAGAACAATGTAAATCCTGCCGGACAGATCGGCGGCGAACCCGTACCCGGCGGCCAGCAGTTCACCTATACGGTGCAGACGCAGGGCCGACTCGTTACCGAGCAGCAATTCGGCGCGGTCGTCGTCCGTGCCAATGCAGATGGCAGCGTGCTTCATCTGCGTGACGTCGCGCGGATTGAGATGGGCGAGCAGCTGTATGGCTTGAACGCTCGTTACAACGGCGCACCCGCCGGCATGATGGCCGTGTACCAGCTGCCCGGTTCCAACGCCGTGCAGACCGCGAAGCTCGTACGTGCCAAGATGCAGGTCCTGCAGAAGGGCTTTCCGGCTGGCATGCAGTACACGATTCCGCTGGACACCACGCTCGCGGTGACTGCGGGTATTCATGAGATCACCGAAACGCTGGTGATTGCGCTCGCGCTCGTGATCCTGGTTGTGTACATCTTCCTTCAGGGGTGGCGCGCCACGCTGATTCCGTTGATGGCTGTGCCGGTCTCACTGATCGGTACCTTCATCTTCTTCCCGCTCCTCGGCTTCTCCATCAACACGCTGTCGCTCTTCGGACTTGTGCTCGCGATCGGCCTGGTCGTCGATGACGCCATCATCGTGGTGGAAGCGGTCGAACATCATCTGGAAGAGGGCATGAACCCTCAGGACGCAACCATCAAGGCAATGGAAGAAGTGGGTGGCCCGGTCGTGGCGATCGCACTGATCCTTGCCGCGGTGTTCATCCCAACGGCGTTCATCCCCGGCATTACGGGACGTCTCTACCAGCAGTTCGCTGTGACCATCGCCATCTCGGTGCTGATTTCCGCATTCAACGCGCTGACACTCAGCCCAGCCCTGTCGGCGTTGCTGCTGAAGCCGAAGGACAAGAACAAGAAGCCGGGCCTGCTGGGCCGCTTCTTCGACTGGTTCAACCGCATCTTCGGCCGGACCACCGAATCGTACGTCTCGACGTCCAGCGTGCTGGTGCATAAGTCGGGTATGACGATGGTGGCGCTTGTCATCATCGCAGCAGTCGCCGTCTTCATGGGGGCCCGGCTACCCGGTGGCTTCATCCCACAGGAAGACCAGGGCTACCTCTTCGCGGCCATGCAATTGCCCGACTCGGCAAGTGAACAGCGTACCGATGCCGCCGGCTTGAAGGTGACGAAGATGCTGCTCAACACGCCCGGTATCGCTGGCGTGGTACAGGTGAATGACTTCAGCCTGTTGACGCAGACGCAGAGCACCAATGCTGCCTTCTTCTTCATCGCACTGAAACCCTGGGAAGATCGCAAGGCGGCACAGGAACAGATTGACGGCGTCATTGGCAACGTAACCAAGGAATTGGGTGGACTGGGTGAAGGTCTTGCCTTCAGCTTTCCTCCGCCAGCCATTCCGGGCATCGGAACTTCGGGCGGCGTGACGATGATCCTTCAGGATCAGTCGGGCAACGACGACGCGAATTTCCTCACGAAAAACTTGTATGCCTACCTGGGGGCGTTGAAGCAGCGTCCTGAGATTCTATCGGCGGTTCCGTCCTACCTGCCCGCGGTGCCGCAGTTGTATGCGGACGTGGATAAGGAAAAGGCAATCCAGCAGCAGGTAGATCTGTCGCAGGTCTACAACACCATGTCGACCTTTATGGGCGGCTACCTTGTGAATTACTTCAACCGGTTTGGCCGCCAGTGGCAGACCTACGTTGAAGCTGAGGGAACGTCACGTACCAACATCGATAACATTGGTCAGTTCTATGTACGCAGTGCGAATGGCAGCCAGGTGCCGCTGAGCTCTCTGGTGCATACGAGAAAGATCAATGGGCCCGAGTTCGTGATGCGTTTCAACGAGTACAACGCGGCGCAGTTGAACGTGACGGGTGCCCCCGGTTACAGCAGCGGGCAGGTCCGAAAGGCGCTGGAAGAGACGTTCGCAAAGTCCATGCCGGACGGCATGAACTATACCTACAGCGGCATGAGCTTCCAGGAGCAGGCGGCGGAGAAGGGCGTTCCCACATGGGTCGTCTTCGGTATCTCGATCGTCTTCGTCTTCCTGATTCTCGCGGCGCTGTATGAGAGCTGGACGCTGCCCTTCAGCGTACTGCTCAGCACACCGGTCGCGATTCTGGGTGCGTACCTTGCACTAAGCATTCGATCGCTGGAAAACGACATCTTCGCAACCATCGGTCTCATCATGCTGATTGGTCTGTCCGCGAAGAACGCCATCCTGATCGTGGAATTTGCCGTGGCGAACTACAAGAACGGGCAGAGCATCAGTGAAGCTGCGCTGGGTGCTGCACGGCTTCGTTTCCGACCCATCGTGATGACCGCGTTCGCGTTCATCTTCGGTTGCTTGCCCTTGTGGACAGCATCGGGTTCGGGTGCGGTTTCGCGCCGCATCCTGGGAACCGTGGTGATCGGCGGCATGACGCTGGCGACGATCCTCGGCATCCTGATGGTGCCCGTGACCTTTGCCGTGGTCGAGTACATCTCGCACCGGTTCGGCAAGGGCGGCAAGGGAACCACGATGGATTCAAAGCATGAGCCGGAACACGACACAGAGTTGAAGCCACAGGAAGGTCACGCATGA